In one Mycoplasmopsis canis PG 14 genomic region, the following are encoded:
- a CDS encoding IS30 family transposase encodes MLAINYKHFNLEKRIELEILLKKFETPISEISKILGFTKSSLLREIKNNSNENGYIGMEAHNKHLNRIRWKEQIKLVNNMNKYEEFTKQFILKFNKKYFGVDLTHFYIQHHFKFRIPTLRTVFNWINSGLWVLDSKQRLRKYSKGRKTHDVVKTLVGNRIVKPIWTRGFNKNFEHEFGHWEIDLIVGKRSSLSSHLLTFTERKTRWGLIIKLDNKNPWKLILKLWEYIKIYKLNVKSITADNGFEFKTLFYIGYRLNITIYQADPYASFQRGLNENFNGLVRREFPKGTNFNKITEKEIYDLQKTINNMPRKIHDYFSADELFFNLNYRDEPWKEIPKEEPLYIYSERKRISNTSRNSFFKKMK; translated from the coding sequence GTGCTCGCTATTAATTATAAACATTTTAACTTAGAAAAAAGAATTGAATTAGAGATTTTACTTAAAAAGTTTGAAACACCTATTTCTGAAATTTCTAAAATTTTAGGTTTTACAAAATCATCATTATTAAGAGAAATTAAAAATAATTCAAATGAAAATGGTTATATTGGTATGGAAGCGCATAATAAACATTTAAATAGAATAAGGTGAAAGGAACAAATTAAACTCGTTAATAATATGAATAAGTATGAAGAATTTACAAAGCAGTTTATTTTAAAATTTAACAAAAAATATTTTGGTGTAGATTTAACTCACTTTTATATTCAACATCATTTCAAATTTAGAATACCTACTTTAAGAACAGTATTTAATTGAATAAATAGTGGTCTATGAGTATTAGATTCAAAACAACGTTTAAGAAAATATAGCAAAGGAAGAAAAACACACGATGTTGTTAAAACTTTAGTAGGTAACAGAATAGTAAAACCTATATGAACAAGGGGTTTTAATAAAAATTTTGAACATGAATTTGGTCACTGAGAAATAGATTTAATAGTAGGTAAAAGATCAAGTCTATCATCTCATTTATTAACATTTACAGAAAGAAAAACAAGGTGAGGACTCATAATAAAATTAGATAATAAAAATCCTTGAAAATTAATATTAAAACTTTGAGAATATATTAAAATCTACAAACTAAATGTGAAATCAATAACTGCTGATAACGGATTTGAATTTAAAACTTTATTCTATATTGGTTACAGATTAAATATAACAATTTATCAAGCTGATCCATACGCTTCTTTTCAAAGAGGATTGAATGAAAATTTCAATGGATTAGTGAGAAGAGAATTTCCAAAAGGAACAAATTTTAATAAAATAACAGAAAAAGAAATTTATGATCTTCAAAAAACTATAAACAATATGCCTAGAAAAATTCATGATTATTTTTCTGCTGATGAATTATTTTTTAATTTAAACTATAGAGATGAGCCTTGGAAAGAAATACCTAAAGAAGAACCTCTTTATATTTATAGTGAAAGAAAAAGAATTTCAAACACTAGTAGAAACTCATTTTTTAAAAAAATGAAATAA